Proteins from a genomic interval of Microcoleus sp. FACHB-831:
- a CDS encoding ParA family protein yields the protein MIIAIASLKGGCSKTTTAIHLAAYLQKKAPTLLIDADKNRSALTWAKPEKLSFKVVSETAAPKYIKDYTHIVIDTQARPSPKDFEELADGCDLLVLPTTPRALDLDALAQTVDVLKQMGATFKILLTQVPPRSTAARDARKSLEELGLPVFKAEIKRLVAFERAPLLGTTIKNYPDARAKDGWSGYLAMGKEVLR from the coding sequence ATGATTATTGCGATCGCATCCCTAAAGGGTGGTTGCTCAAAAACCACTACAGCCATTCATCTGGCAGCTTATCTCCAAAAGAAAGCACCTACGCTACTCATTGATGCAGATAAAAATCGCTCAGCACTAACCTGGGCAAAACCGGAGAAGCTTTCGTTCAAGGTTGTTTCGGAAACAGCGGCACCGAAATACATCAAAGACTATACCCACATTGTTATCGATACCCAGGCTCGACCATCTCCAAAAGACTTTGAAGAATTAGCTGATGGATGCGACCTGCTTGTATTGCCGACAACCCCACGGGCGTTAGACTTAGATGCCCTAGCACAGACAGTAGATGTGTTAAAGCAAATGGGTGCTACTTTCAAAATCCTACTCACCCAGGTTCCACCGCGAAGTACAGCCGCACGAGATGCTAGAAAATCTTTGGAAGAATTGGGACTGCCTGTATTTAAGGCAGAAATCAAAAGATTGGTTGCTTTTGAGCGAGCGCCGCTACTGGGGACGACGATCAAAAATTATCCCGATGCTCGTGCAAAAGATGGATGGTCAGGATACTT